The following proteins are encoded in a genomic region of Fusarium oxysporum f. sp. lycopersici 4287 chromosome 1, whole genome shotgun sequence:
- a CDS encoding hypothetical protein (At least one base has a quality score < 10), with protein MGVGRFFCVLLPFVLTVGSIIFLLVGALAGVADKSLYIFRIDVKNLSISPADVGNIIDNLDLKDFKLDTRDAPVIEERADKIKDNITAELLGLDKYYDINLWGFCKTDSDGKRKCEKPEFDWANKKLNTSYLIGADKNVQIELPDEIQDALKAFKTVTKWTQVVYIAAFIALAAEIILGIFSNCSRIFSCLTWIVAGIASTLVIAAVVLSGVFAGTVVGAVEGTAKFYGVKGNINGRFFACVSIAAAFAIAAGLFWMFTICCCKPESRSRDKKNRRSDGEKLLGGATNKHGSYAPLGDDHEMQTGYYNHNQSQSQYGAPRYPSGTARSDLAYEPYSHRA; from the coding sequence ATGGGCGTCGGTCGATTTTTCTGCGTGTTATTGCCGTTCGTGCTCACAGTCGgctccatcatcttcctACTCGTCGGTGCTCTCGCTGGTGTCGCCGATAAATCTCTCTACATCTTCCGAATCGATGTCAAGaacctcagcatcagccCTGCCGATGTTGGAAACATTATCGATAACCTCGACCTCAAGGACTTCAAGCTGGATACCCGCGATGCGCCTGTTATTGAGGAGCGTGccgacaagatcaaggataACATTACCGCTGAGCTGCTCGGTCTCGACAAGTACTACGACATCAACCTCTGGGGTTTCTGTAAGACCGACTCAGATGGCAAGCGAAAGTGCGAGAAGCCCGAGTTTGACTGGgccaacaagaagttgaacACCTCTTATCTCATTGGTGCCGACAAGAATGTCCAGATTGAACTTCCTGATGAGATTCAGGATGCTCTCAAGGCCTTCAAGACTGTCACCAAGTGGACACAGGTCGTCTACATTGCCGCTTTCATCGCTCTCGCTGCTGAGATTATTCTCggcatcttctccaactgCTCTCgcatcttctcctgcttgACATGGATCGTCGCTGGTATTGCCTCCACTCTCGTTATCGCCGCTGTCGTACTCTCTGGTGTCTTTGCTGGTACAGTCGTTGGTGCTGTCGAGGGCACAGCCAAGTTCTACGGTGTCAAGGGTAATATCAACGGTCGATTCTTCGCCTGTGTCTCTATCGCAGCCGCCTTCGCCATCGCTGCCGGTCTCTTCTGGATGTTCACCATCTGCTGCTGCAAGCCTGAGAGCCGAAGTCGCGACAAGAAGAACCGCCGATCCGATGGCGAGAAGCTCCTCGGTGGTGCCACCAACAAGCACGGCTCTTACGCTCCTCTCGGTGACGACCACGAGATGCAGACCGGCTACTACAACCACAACCAGTCCCAGTCTCAGTATGGTGCTCCTCGCTACCCCAGCGGTACTGCCCGTTCTGACCTCGCCTACGAGCCTTACTCTCATCGCGCTTAA
- a CDS encoding hypothetical protein (At least one base has a quality score < 10), which yields MHDRTPHAAAAARYPHQSHASGPLVDVSSPEGGPGQHGNTYVQGFGNLADPLAIDGFLRIQEGRVNQFLQVSDRRAEAQRSALQQAADRLSNIANNIGAIVNQWITHPSTNQGSDLSHGLQKAYKRLADVESQHLQLKLEHEAIKKQLQEANAKVDEAVKARDELRRLADGVNWTGSAKVSDQEIRSKWKQLEYNIRSLASVLAKCQTKVPSDKLTRTRLDEVSTAWRKLLVVDDYKNFLIGAYI from the coding sequence ATGCATGATAGGACTCCTCATGCAGCAGCTGCTGCTAGATACCCTCACCAATCTCATGCATCCGGGCCTCTTGTCGACGTCAGTAGCCCTGAAGGCGGCCCAGGACAGCATGGCAATACCTACGTCCAGGGTTTTGGGAACCTTGCTGATCCCCTTGCAATCGATGGATTCCTTCGGATACAGGAGGGACGGGTGAACCAATTTCTACAGGTTTCTGATCGACGAGCGGAGGCACAGCGATCTGCGCTTCAACAAGCAGCGGACCGTCTATCCAACATTGCCAACAATATCGGGGCCATCGTAAATCAGTGGATCACACACCCATCAACAAACCAAGGCTCAGACTTGAGTCACGGTCTTCAGAAAGCTTACAAACGACTTGCTGACGTCGAAAGTCAGCACCTACAGCTGAAGCTCGAGCAcgaggccatcaagaagcagTTGCAGGAGGCGAACGCCAAGGTTGACGAGGCTGTCAAGGCGCGAGACGAGCTGCGACGACTCGCTGACGGCGTTAACTGGACAGGATCAGCCAAGGTATCAGATCAAGAAATTCGGAGCAAGTGGAAACAGCTCGAATATAACATTCGCTCCCTGGCAAGTGTCTTGGCCAAGTGTCAGACGAAAGTGCCATCAGACAAGTTGACCAGAACCCGATTGGATGAGGTCTCCACAGCCTGGCGCAAACTGCTTGTCGTCGATGATTATAAGAACTTTCTCATCGGCGCTTATATTTGA
- a CDS encoding protein phosphatase has translation MGNNNSTPGGSNSKGSGSAGPDGPLQSYPSFSRSDTKESSRSFRSLGSKIRGSKSDSPRNSQVLSNGDTATETKTEERRSSRHGRSSSSRLSRSELPPLNTSASDMSAPESALADSAIGDDQPPPSPVQGNTKGGAHDVSAAQASGEVDHVSDQPPSVNAGATAHMQAPGQSILVKRENTINPVNSPSAESKTDGNSNVAMSEIKDIDLDDFIKRLLDAGYAGKVTKSVCLKNAEIVAICQRAREVLLSQPALLELDAPVKVVGDVHGQYTDVIRMFEMCGFPPNSNYLFLGDYVDRGKQSLETILLLLCYKLKFPENFFLLRGNHECANVTRVYGFYDECKRRCNVKIWKTFIDCFNTLPIAAIVAGKIFCVHGGLSPALVHMDDIRNIARPTDVPDYGLLNDLLWSDPADMEQDWEANERGVSYCFGKRVITEFLAVHDFDLICRAHMVVEDGYEFFNDRVLVTVFSAPNYCGEFDNWGAVMSVSAELLCSFELLKPLDSSALKSHIKKSRNKRQHMLNSPPAMVQPQSV, from the exons ATGGGAAACAACAACTCCACTCCAGGCGGATCCAACTCCAAAGGCTCCGGCTCGGCCGGGCCTGATGGACCCCTCCAGTCTTACCCATCATTCAGCAGATCTGACACCAAGGAATCGTCCCGCTCGTTTCGATCTCTAGGCTCAAAGATTCGTGGTAGCAAGTCCGATAGTCCTAGGAACTCACAGGTTCTATCCAATGGTGACACTGCGACCGAAACAAAGACTGAGGAGCGACGATCCAGTAGGCATGGAcgttcaagctcttctcgaCTGAGCCGCAGTGAGCTTCCTCCGCTAAACACCTCTGCGTCAGACATGTCAGCACCCGAATCGGCCCTCGCAGATTCGGCTATTGGAGACGATCAACCGCCTCCATCTCCTGTTCAAGGAAACACCAAGGGCGGTGCCCACGATGTGAGCGCCGCGCAAGCGTCGGGAGAGGTTGATCATGTTTCTGACCAACCTCCGTCTGTCAACGCTGGAGCTACTGCGCATATGCAAGCTCCAGGCCAGTCTATTCTGGTGAAGCGAGAAAACACCATTAACCCAGTCAACAGCCCTTCTGCTGAGTCCAAGACAGACGGAAACTCCAATGTCGCCATGTCTGAGATTAAGGATATCGATCTCGATGACTTTATTAAGCGACTCTTGGATGCGGGTTATGCTGGGAAGGTCACCAAGAGCGTCTGCCTCAAGAATGCCGAGATTGTTGCCATTTGTCAGAGGGCTAGGGAAGTCTTGCTGTCACAGCCTGCTCTCTTGGAGTTGGATGCCCCAGTAAAGGTCGTGGGTGATGTCCACGGCCAGTATACCGATGTTATCCGAATGTTTGAGATGTGTGGTTTCCCCCCTAACTCGAACTACCTTTTCCTCGGCGACTACGTTGATCGAGGTAAGCAGTCGCTGGAGACTATTCTGCTACTCCTCTGCTATAAGCTCAAGTTCCCCGAGAACTTTTTCCTCCTCCGCGGAAACCACGAGTGCGCCAATGTCACGCGAGTTTATGGCTTCTACGATGAATGCAAGCGAAGGTGCAATGTCAAAATCTGGAAGACGTTTATTGACTGCTTTAACACTCTACCCATTGCTGCCATTGTCGCGGGCAAGATCTTCTGCGTTCATGGAGGACTTTCACCTGCGCTAGTTCACATGGACGATATTCGAAACATTGCTCGACCAACAGACGTCCCCGATTATGGACTACTAAACGATCTTCTTTGGTCTGACCCCGCAGACATGGAACAAGATTGGGAAGCCAACGAGAGAGGTGTTAGTTATTGTTTTGGCAAACGAGTCATTACCGAATTTTTGGCAGTGCATGATTTTGATCTTATTTGCCGTGCGCACATGgtcgttgaagatggctATGAATTCTTCAATGATAGGGTTCTGGTAACAGTCTTTAGTGCCCCCAAT TACTGCGGTGAATTCGACAACTGGGGCGCTGTTATGTCGGTATCTGCGGAGCTGCTCTGCAGCTTTGAGCTCCTTAAGCCTCTTGACTCAAGCGCTCTGAAGAGTCATATCAAGAAGAGCCGAAACAAGCGACAGCACATGCTCAACAGTCCG CCCGCTATGGTCCAACCTCAGAGCGTGTAA
- a CDS encoding hypothetical protein (At least one base has a quality score < 10), producing PLVCTREKHINTPIPSSNYIPLSLVSSLACRAEHRGHRMLYGTKLSSVDSLPGCRGDKN from the coding sequence CCCCTCGTCTGCACAAGGGAAAAGCATATCAACACTCCGATCCCCTCATCTAATTACATCCCTTTGTCTCTCGTCTCTAGCCTAGCCTGCAGAGCAGAGCATCGTGGTCATCGTATGCTCTACGGGACCAAGTTGTCTAGCGTCGACTCTCTACCAGGCTGCCGAGGCGACAAAAACTAA